In Microbaculum marinisediminis, one DNA window encodes the following:
- a CDS encoding acyl-CoA dehydrogenase family protein, producing MSLAAASNAQSDLAAALTQAADAAGRLLAQARSAVAAHVSEAGKVSPAKLEANQRAAHGLSWLGTYAEAIRQLAAYTERMGAEGRFGEAEELCVRIGASEYLAQIAGGIPMSQGEFVRPGDLGLSDGDIAQFMTETVRELIAGGNTPEARARLVALMRDKGPGDIGDPGLDETLEAMRVEMRRFAESEVVPSAQEWHLENAYIPMEVVQHVAELGVFGLTIPEEYGGLGLGKESMCVVSEELSRGWIAVGSLGTRSEIAAELILAGGTDAQKQKWLPLIASGEVLPTAVFTEPNTGSDLASLRTRATLEGDVYKVTGQKTWITHPVRADLMTLLVRTNPDEKGYRGLSMLLAEKPRGTDEDPFPAAGMSGGEIEVLGYRGMKEFDISFDDFEVKAENLLGGEEGQGFKQLMQTFESARIQTAARAIGVAQCAMELGLNYAMERIQFGKATVEFPRVSDKLAMMAAEILIARQLTYYAAREKDAGRRCDLEAGMAKLLGARVAWAAADNAVQIHGGNGFALEFPVSRVLCDARILNIFEGAAEIQAQVIARRLLDGGN from the coding sequence AGCCGCAGACGCGGCGGGCCGCCTGCTCGCCCAGGCGCGCAGCGCCGTCGCCGCGCACGTCTCCGAGGCCGGCAAGGTGTCGCCGGCGAAACTGGAGGCGAACCAGCGTGCCGCCCATGGCCTGTCGTGGCTGGGGACCTATGCCGAGGCGATCCGTCAGCTCGCCGCCTATACCGAGCGCATGGGCGCCGAAGGCCGCTTCGGCGAGGCCGAAGAGCTGTGCGTGCGCATCGGCGCGTCCGAATACCTGGCACAGATCGCCGGCGGCATTCCGATGAGCCAGGGCGAATTCGTGCGCCCCGGCGATCTCGGCCTGAGCGACGGCGACATCGCCCAGTTCATGACCGAGACCGTGCGCGAGCTGATCGCCGGCGGCAATACGCCGGAAGCACGCGCGCGCCTCGTCGCGCTGATGCGCGACAAGGGCCCCGGCGACATCGGCGACCCCGGTCTCGACGAAACGCTCGAGGCGATGCGCGTCGAGATGCGTCGTTTCGCCGAGTCCGAAGTGGTGCCGAGCGCACAGGAATGGCACCTGGAGAACGCCTACATTCCGATGGAGGTGGTCCAGCATGTCGCCGAGCTCGGCGTCTTCGGCCTGACGATCCCGGAGGAATACGGCGGGCTCGGCCTCGGTAAGGAATCCATGTGCGTCGTCTCCGAGGAACTGTCGCGCGGCTGGATCGCCGTCGGCTCGCTCGGCACCCGCTCCGAGATCGCCGCCGAGCTGATCCTGGCCGGCGGCACCGACGCGCAGAAGCAGAAATGGTTGCCGCTGATCGCCTCCGGCGAAGTTCTGCCGACCGCCGTCTTCACCGAGCCGAACACCGGTTCGGACCTCGCCTCGCTGCGGACCCGCGCGACCCTGGAAGGGGACGTCTACAAGGTCACCGGCCAGAAGACCTGGATCACCCATCCCGTCCGCGCCGACCTGATGACGCTGCTCGTGCGCACCAATCCGGACGAGAAGGGCTACCGGGGCCTGTCGATGCTGCTCGCGGAGAAGCCGCGCGGCACCGACGAGGATCCGTTCCCCGCGGCCGGCATGTCCGGCGGCGAGATCGAGGTGCTCGGCTATCGCGGCATGAAGGAGTTCGACATCTCCTTCGACGACTTCGAGGTGAAAGCGGAGAACCTGCTCGGCGGCGAGGAGGGCCAAGGCTTCAAGCAGCTGATGCAGACCTTCGAGTCAGCCCGCATCCAGACCGCGGCACGCGCCATCGGCGTCGCCCAATGCGCGATGGAGCTCGGCCTCAACTACGCGATGGAGCGGATCCAGTTCGGCAAGGCCACCGTCGAGTTCCCGCGCGTTTCCGACAAGCTGGCGATGATGGCGGCCGAAATCCTGATCGCCCGCCAGCTCACCTACTATGCCGCGCGGGAGAAGGACGCCGGACGGCGCTGCGACCTCGAGGCAGGCATGGCCAAGCTGCTCGGCGCGCGCGTCGCCTGGGCCGCCGCCGACAACGCCGTCCAGATCCACGGCGGCAACGGCTTCGCGCTGGAATTCCCCGTAAGCCGCGTTCTCTGCGACGCGCGCATCCTCAACATCTTCGAGGGCGCGGCCGAGATCCAGGCCCAGGTGATCGCACGGCGCCTGCTCGACGGCGGGAACTAG